From a single Pleurodeles waltl isolate 20211129_DDA chromosome 10, aPleWal1.hap1.20221129, whole genome shotgun sequence genomic region:
- the LOC138261507 gene encoding noggin-2-like: MKSVVLLQALLLCLLWVQRGSCQPFLRLRPSPSDNLPVKDIIEHPDPEHDPKEQDLDDRTLRKKLGSNFDPSFMAVTLPGQVNLSSQDPLQKFKGPGPLPSDLKKLDLGETPYGGRLKIGKKARRKFLQWLWAYTYCPVVYTWKDLGLRFWPRYIKEGNCLAEKSCSFPEGMFCKPIKSVTKTFLRWYCQGWSRQKYCTWIPVQYPIISECKCGC, from the coding sequence CCCTGCTGCTCTGCCTGCTCTGGGTCCAGCGGGGCTCCTGTCAGCCATTCCTGCGCCTCCGGCCCTCGCCCAgtgacaacctgcctgtcaaggacaTCATTGAGCACCCCGACCCTGAACACGACCCCAAGGAGCAGGACTTGGATGACAGGACTCTGCGCAAGAAGCTGGGCAGCAACTTTGACCCAAGCTTCATGGCTGTGACGCTACCAGGTCAGGTCAACCTGTCCAGCCAAGACCCCTTGCAGAAGTTCAAGGGGCCCGGGCCACTGCCAAGTGACTTGAAGAAGCTGGACTTGGGTGAAACCCCCTATGGGGGACGCCTCAAGATCGGGAAGAAGGCCCGGCGGAAGTTCTTGCAGTGGCTTTGGGCCTACACGTACTGCCCAGTGGTTTACACCTGGAAGGACCTGGGGCTTCGCTTCTGGCCCCGCTACATCAAGGAAGGCAACTGTCTGGCAGAGAAGTCTTGCTCCTTCCCAGAGGGCATGTTCTGTAAACCCATCAAGTCAGTCACCAAGACTTTCCTGCGCTGGTACTGCCAGGGCTGGTCCAGGCAGAAGTACTGCACCTGGATCCCTGTACAGTACCCCATCATCTCAGAGTGTAAGTGCGGCTGCTAG